In one Brassica oleracea var. oleracea cultivar TO1000 chromosome C9, BOL, whole genome shotgun sequence genomic region, the following are encoded:
- the LOC106315189 gene encoding ensconsin-like: MGEANSALPTPDMREATPTFIAGFLSFKERLSSRSAGKEGGRIQPEAPAILSSPAMSTSAGGNKSHGDAMPLVELAMVPVQVPEVSAQPSGSSTTPVPAPKEEKAMELMPPPLDRKEIVLGLPASSAAPLTKIRKRTGAATETVKKRRCTAGAEGEPSGPLPQYRAKIERSTRGLAKSREALKQAEATLKSTEAARAAELSQLEVWVSDLERDLVKSASALFKLKKEKKSKASEVRRLQREIQNREESKTVVSSDDFHARLTRMAVLLLSRKEELKASNGDFDSVLSQLQFECTLTPCSGETEGHCPVAEEGGDVASGRGNDEVAEGGNGYEVEDEGSAPRSA; the protein is encoded by the exons ATGGGTGAGGCCAACTCGGCACTTCCGACTCCGGACATGCGCGAAGCTACTCCAACCTTCATCGCCGGGTTTCTTTCTTTCAAAGAGAGACTGTCCAGTCGCAGTGCCGGGAAAGAAGGGGGTCGGATTCAGCCTGAGGCGCCAGCTATCCTTTCTTCGCCTGCGATGTCGACCTCGGCTGGAGGAAACAAGTCCCATGGTGATGCCATGCCCCTCGTAGAATTGGCCATGGTTCCTGTTCAAGTTCCGGAGGTCTCGGCTCAACCCTCGGGCTCTTCGACCACACCAGTCCCAGCTCCTAAGGAGGAGAAGGCGATGGAGTTGATGCCTCCGCCTTTGGATAGGAAGGAGATCGTCCTAGGGCTTCCCGCGTCCAGTGCTGCTCCTTTGACCAAAATTCGCAAGAGGACTGGCGCTGCAACCGAGACTGTCAAGAAGAGGAGATGTACCGCTGGCGCGGAAGGGGAGCCCTCGGGACCTTTGCCGCAATATCGTGCCAAG ATAGAGCGTTCGACAAGGGGTCTGGCTAAATCGCGAGAGGCGCTGAAACAAGCTGAGGCCACATTGAAATCTACTGAAGCTGCTCGTGCTGCTGAGCTCTCTCAGCTGGAGGTTTGGGTCAGCGATCTCGAGCGGGACCTCGTAAAGTCGGCGAGTGCATTGTTCAAGCTGAAGAAGGAGAAGAAGAGCAAGGCTTCCGAAGTCCGTCGTCTCCAGCGCGAAATTCAGAACCGAGAAGAGTCAAAGACTGTTGTTTCGAGTGATGATTTTCACGCTCGCCTGACGAGGATGGCTGTTCT GCTGTTGTCTCGCAAGGAGGAATTGAAGGCTTCCAACGGGGACTTCGACTCGGTCCTCTCTCAGCTGCAGTTCGAGTGCACCCTCACGCCGTGTTCGGGAGAGACCGAGGGGCATTGCCCCGTGGCTGAAGAAGGTGGAGATGTTGCGAGCGGGAGAGGAAACGACGAAGTGGCCGAGGGAGGCAATGGCTATGAGGTTGAGGATGAAGGTAGTGCTCCGAGGAGTGCTTAG
- the LOC106316234 gene encoding putative U-box domain-containing protein 46, producing MTDSTTTTAADAVTLKREFKKILTEILSYGGESKDHGETGVLMKAIDEANRIINCLREVEPGTDILSPPSPEKVDVPKEFKCTLSKKIMIEPVIIASGRTYEKRYIKEWLKRERTCPISNQVLSHVSLTPNLLVDELITQWCLVNKFERPKSSEEIVTELFTDGIDSLLQRISSPSSVADQAQAAEELRRQTKRFANVRAFLVSELPDSIKRLLTPLSAVDLNLELQENLITTLFNLSIVEKNKTVIAKNPLVIPLLTKSLKQGTAETRRNSAATLLSLSAIESNRLIIGNSETLKALIGLIGEGGLFTTEAASAVFNICSVSENREKAVSSGLIPVLTNKIKEGSNVAELLALLALLSTHNRGVKEMNDLGFISDLLSILRKPSCPVTHENAVVIVFNMCDRNRDRSGRLKVLSEEENQYGTFTKLAKQGSDRAVRKAEAILKWLKRHGTGKAPQRE from the exons ATGACGGATTCGACGACGACGACGGCGGCAGACGCCGTTACTCTGAAGCGGGAGTTTAAGAAGATACTGACTGAGATTTTATCTTACGGAGGAGAAAGCAAAGATCACGGTGAGACTGGAGTCTTGATGAAAGCAATTGACGAAGCGAATAGAATCATCAACTGTCTGAGAGAAGTTGAACCGGGGACTGATATCCTTTCTCCTCCGTCGCCGGAAAAGGTGGATGTGCCGAAAGAGTTTAAATGTACACTCTCCAAGAAGATCATGATCGAACCCGTCATCATAGCTTCTGGGCGG ACTTATGAGAAAAGATATATCAAAGAGTGGCTGAAGCGTGAACGAACATGTCCCATAAGCAACCAAGTCCTCTCTCATGTATCCTTGACACCGAACCTTTTGGTAGATGAGTTGATTACACAATGGTGTCTAGTTAACAAATTTGAGCGGCCAAAATCATCTGAAGAGATAGTTACTGAGCTCTTCACTGATGGAATAGACTCATTGCTTCAGAGGATTTCCTCTCCCTCCTCTGTTGCAGATCAGGCACAAGCTGCGGAAGAGCTTCGCAGACAGACCAAGAGATTCGCCAATGTCCGAGCCTTCCTTGTCTCTGAACTCCCTGATTCGATCAAACGGTTGCTCACTCCTCTCTCTGCTGTTGACTTGAATCTTGAGCTTCAGGAGAATCTTATCACAACCCTGTTCAACCTCTCGATCGTTGAGAAGAATAAAACAGTAATTGCTAAAAACCCTCTTGTGATCCCACTGCTTACAAAGTCTTTAAAGCAGGGGACAGCTGAGACTCGAAGAAACTCTGCAGCGACTTTACTGTCACTTTCAGCCATTGAGTCTAATAGGCTCATCATCGGTAACTCTGAAACGCTCAAGGCTCTTATAGGATTAATCGGAGAAGGGGGTTTATTCACCACTGAGGCAGCCTCCGCGGTTTTCAACATCTGTAGTGTATCGGAGAACAGAGAAAAAGCTGTTTCATCCGGTTTGATTCCCGTACTGACAAACAAGATCAAAGAAGGAAGCAATGTGGCTGAGTTGTTAGCTCTCTTGGCGTTGCTTTCTACGCACAACCGTGGGGTTAAAGAAATGAATGATCTAGGGTTTATCAGTGATCTGTTGAGTATCTTGAGGAAACCGAGTTGTCCAGTGACTCACGAGAACGCTGTGGTGATCGTCTTTAACATGTGTGACAGAAACAGAGACAGGAGTGGAAGGCTGAAAGTGCTGAGCGAAGAGGAGAATCAATACGGGACGTTTACAAAGCTTGCGAAGCAAGGATCAGATCGTGCAGTGAGAAAAGCGGAAGCGATTTTGAAGTGGCTTAAGAGACACGGTACCGGTAAAGCGCCGCAGAGGGAATGA